In a genomic window of bacterium:
- a CDS encoding SurA N-terminal domain-containing protein — MKKSKSLVFAIVAVVAVAFVAYLLYPAGKNESATSPDSMLRGGTGAVSKQKGKPVAVVEGIQILSGELDARTERELNDLANAGMTVTEEMKVQTRREQFAKMVVGVVIDVQAKKLGVESTDEQVDAEVKQIIGKFGGEEELLAALGSMGMAHGIGSIEEFKKWKKSDLNKVALIEKVGADVTVDEAALKLQFAQLMKEYEASRDAGKPAFLPAGSEEEFIERELMQKRLVKFDKFIDEALLAAEVKILSPDLEGAIEEYAKSEPPKPNPHGGGPMSAHGGGGMPDPHGGGGMANPHGGMPPGHPPADGKSGKGSGA, encoded by the coding sequence ATGAAAAAAAGCAAGTCCTTGGTATTCGCCATAGTTGCGGTTGTGGCGGTGGCGTTTGTCGCGTACCTGTTGTATCCGGCCGGAAAAAACGAATCGGCGACAAGTCCTGACTCAATGCTCCGTGGAGGAACAGGTGCGGTCAGCAAGCAAAAGGGCAAGCCCGTCGCGGTGGTAGAAGGAATTCAAATCCTTTCCGGCGAATTGGATGCGAGAACCGAACGCGAGCTGAATGACCTGGCCAACGCCGGGATGACCGTGACCGAAGAAATGAAAGTTCAAACCCGCCGCGAGCAGTTCGCCAAGATGGTCGTGGGCGTAGTCATAGACGTCCAGGCCAAAAAACTTGGCGTTGAATCAACGGACGAACAAGTAGATGCTGAAGTTAAGCAGATTATCGGCAAATTCGGCGGCGAGGAGGAGCTTTTGGCTGCCCTCGGGAGCATGGGAATGGCTCATGGAATAGGCTCGATCGAGGAATTTAAAAAGTGGAAAAAAAGCGACTTGAATAAAGTCGCCTTGATCGAAAAGGTCGGCGCCGACGTCACCGTGGACGAGGCCGCGCTTAAGCTTCAGTTCGCTCAATTGATGAAGGAATACGAGGCGTCAAGAGACGCCGGCAAGCCCGCGTTTCTTCCCGCTGGCAGTGAAGAGGAATTCATCGAGCGGGAGTTGATGCAAAAGCGGCTTGTGAAATTCGACAAGTTCATTGACGAAGCGTTGTTGGCGGCAGAGGTCAAAATCCTGTCCCCTGATTTGGAAGGCGCAATCGAGGAGTACGCAAAGTCCGAGCCGCCGAAACCGAATCCGCACGGCGGCGGACCGATGTCCGCTCACGGCGGCGGCGGAATGCCTGACCCGCACGGCGGCGGGGGAATGGCGAATCCGCACGGCGGAATGCCCCCCGGTCATCCTCCTGCGGACGGAAAATCCGGGAAAGGCTCGGGCGCTTGA
- a CDS encoding IPT/TIG domain-containing protein has protein sequence MKASTRLNLIWFLTLLAGAFLLLLGCNGGDGNGGVTPPPDDGGVVDPSRPSIFRLVPNSGPGGTEVIVQGSNFGAEKGTSVVTFNGVTLQVKTGTDGKPMWSDTSITVTIPTDARTGLIVVTKGGKQSYAGNNAKFTVTGGTDPLPAEGDPRITAISPSSGPRGNTLQGDPYTVVLITGENFGENRGSSTVRIGGALCDVVTKFDPISGEFEELWSNSNIEVAVPIDAPLGPQPVVVEVGGKSSNTGFTFTVEEQPSTARYVELASISPMSASVGETISIYGKNFGNQIGASYVTFDGKRAPVVSWSNTLVKVNVPDGAETGEFKIVVNEISYPPGPFDDAPMDPVIFVVVADPEITGVSPVKVILGDKVTLFGQHFGYQPGKIDISMGDSATIAASQFDGSDANYFWSNSQVTFIMPHTLKVSVNPDGSFKPGSVRLTTSDGRTSPQRSISVKNAFEGGLKASYKFFDPVSQMNESIPTTVYAAIAGVPITFDAFVVAGEPSAYTYEWNFGDGGTGTGAQTAHAFSASGIPAGGFKECTPTVKITHTSSKKVSLFVGHPLQIGGSQDTVISNMAVTNVPNNEPSFDPPLNYGGIERLGQPNLGKRIAHLGDTITLKGFNFGAIEGRVEIERRDQLGTFYYGNLVLSGGYTWSDNIINFSVSEINANMTGNVRVERLDMGTKSVNSVQLAVGPRLWNSDPPSPSVVDEITFYTFDTEVVDKIDWPGDVAPRKTSLIISMPGQPPFIVEPVIISNLSISFDLNSWKPVDNLGRPVAKTPGTWSFYIWSNALVDGKATDLINSGVISQPFTIPIS, from the coding sequence ATGAAGGCTTCAACTCGTTTAAACTTGATTTGGTTTCTTACCCTGCTGGCCGGCGCGTTTTTGCTTTTGTTGGGATGCAACGGAGGCGATGGCAACGGCGGCGTAACCCCTCCGCCTGACGACGGGGGCGTTGTGGATCCCAGCCGGCCCAGCATATTCCGGCTGGTTCCCAACTCCGGCCCCGGCGGGACGGAGGTGATTGTTCAGGGAAGCAATTTCGGCGCCGAGAAGGGCACGTCGGTCGTAACTTTCAACGGTGTAACGCTCCAGGTTAAAACCGGAACCGACGGCAAACCGATGTGGAGCGACACCTCCATTACGGTAACGATTCCGACGGATGCGCGCACGGGCTTGATAGTGGTTACGAAAGGCGGAAAGCAAAGCTACGCGGGCAACAACGCGAAGTTCACGGTAACCGGCGGTACCGACCCGCTTCCCGCCGAAGGAGATCCCAGAATAACCGCCATTTCTCCATCTTCCGGGCCGCGCGGCAACACCCTGCAAGGCGATCCCTACACCGTCGTTTTGATCACCGGGGAGAATTTCGGAGAAAACCGGGGCTCTTCCACGGTGCGAATCGGCGGCGCGCTGTGCGACGTGGTGACAAAGTTCGATCCGATTAGCGGCGAATTCGAGGAGCTTTGGAGCAACTCGAACATAGAAGTCGCGGTGCCGATCGACGCTCCGCTGGGACCGCAGCCGGTGGTGGTCGAAGTGGGCGGCAAATCATCCAACACCGGATTTACGTTCACCGTCGAGGAGCAGCCGTCGACCGCAAGGTACGTAGAGCTTGCCAGCATCTCGCCCATGTCTGCTTCCGTCGGGGAAACCATATCCATCTATGGCAAAAACTTCGGCAACCAAATCGGCGCCAGTTATGTGACGTTCGACGGCAAGCGCGCACCGGTCGTTTCATGGTCGAACACTCTTGTCAAAGTCAACGTGCCGGACGGTGCCGAAACGGGAGAATTCAAAATCGTGGTAAACGAGATTTCGTATCCTCCCGGACCGTTCGATGACGCGCCTATGGATCCGGTGATATTTGTGGTCGTCGCCGACCCGGAGATAACGGGCGTTTCTCCCGTCAAAGTGATTCTCGGCGACAAGGTAACGCTGTTCGGGCAGCACTTCGGATACCAGCCCGGCAAAATCGATATATCAATGGGCGATTCGGCGACGATTGCCGCGTCGCAGTTCGATGGCAGCGACGCCAATTACTTTTGGTCGAATTCGCAAGTTACTTTCATAATGCCCCATACGCTGAAAGTGTCCGTCAATCCGGACGGCAGCTTCAAGCCGGGAAGCGTAAGGCTTACCACTTCCGACGGCAGGACTTCCCCCCAGCGGTCGATTTCGGTAAAGAATGCATTCGAAGGCGGATTGAAAGCCAGCTACAAATTCTTCGATCCTGTCTCGCAGATGAACGAATCCATTCCGACAACGGTTTACGCTGCCATAGCGGGTGTGCCCATTACTTTCGATGCTTTTGTGGTCGCAGGCGAGCCTTCGGCGTACACCTATGAATGGAATTTCGGCGACGGCGGAACGGGTACCGGGGCACAAACCGCTCATGCTTTCAGCGCTTCGGGTATTCCCGCGGGCGGATTCAAAGAATGCACGCCTACGGTTAAAATAACGCACACATCAAGCAAGAAAGTTTCGCTTTTCGTCGGGCATCCGCTCCAGATCGGAGGCTCTCAGGATACCGTGATTTCCAACATGGCTGTCACCAACGTACCCAACAACGAGCCTTCGTTCGATCCTCCGCTGAATTACGGCGGCATCGAAAGGCTGGGCCAGCCGAATCTCGGCAAGCGCATTGCCCATCTGGGCGACACCATCACGCTCAAGGGATTCAATTTCGGCGCAATTGAAGGGCGCGTCGAGATTGAGCGCCGCGACCAGCTTGGAACATTTTATTACGGCAACCTGGTTCTTTCGGGCGGTTACACTTGGAGCGACAACATCATCAACTTCTCCGTTTCCGAAATCAACGCCAACATGACGGGCAATGTTCGGGTGGAGCGCCTGGATATGGGTACCAAGAGCGTTAATTCCGTGCAGCTCGCGGTTGGGCCTCGTTTGTGGAATTCCGATCCGCCTTCACCTTCCGTTGTTGATGAAATAACCTTTTACACTTTCGATACGGAAGTCGTCGACAAGATTGACTGGCCGGGCGACGTCGCGCCGCGGAAAACCAGCCTGATCATTTCGATGCCGGGGCAGCCGCCGTTCATCGTTGAACCGGTGATAATATCCAACCTTTCGATTTCCTTCGACTTGAACAGCTGGAAGCCGGTTGACAACCTCGGAAGGCCGGTGGCGAAAACCCCAGGAACATGGTCGTTTTACATTTGGTCCAACGCGCTTGTGGACGGCAAAGCAACCGATCTGATCAACTCGGGGGTCATATCCCAGCCGTTTACGATTCCGATCAGCTGA
- a CDS encoding pyruvate, phosphate dikinase, which translates to MARWAYLFEDAEGTNKDKFGGKGANLASMVALGLPIPPGFIITTDCCREYYRGGEVCPEGLIDEVKERVNELEQKTGRVFGGSKNPLLVSVRSGAKFSMPGMMDTILNLGLNSKTVEALAAETGNKRFVLDSQRRFIQIFSDVVLGIHVRIFDDLIEAMKEKHKLHFDHELTAEHLSKLIEQYRDALANHGAAIPEDPFEQLEMAIIAVFRSWNSPRAIAYRKLNRIPHDLGTAVNVQAMVFGNMGDDCGTGVAFSRNKNTGDKGLFGDFLVNAQGEDVVAGIRTPINISKLREVFPKQAKQLEEIAKKLEKHYRDMQDLEFTIERGKLYILQTRSGKRSPLAAVKIAVDMVREGLITRREALMRVDAEVMRTMLLPQIDYSKNPRPVASGVDASPGAAKGKIAFTADEAVERAGKGEKIILVRAETTPEDIHGMAAAQGILTSRGGKTSHAAVVAGGMGKPCVAGCGDIKIDEQARKVYVANHTLTDKDTLTIDGTTGKVFAGEVAVIPAGIGSEFKEFLSWADAERKIKIRTNADTPKDATQAIEFGAEGIGLCRTEHMFFDEERIPFVQSMILSDTPEEREKWLAKLLEYQRDDFMGIFKAMKGYPVTIRLLDPPLHEFLPSEEAALEKVIKNFTAGIMDKSERAAKESHLRARVKSMHEANPMLGFRGCRLGIIYPEINRMQVRAIIEAAIEVEKKGQSTRVEIMIPLIGSISELERVEKDLRAVAEAVMKEKGRRIDYLFGTMIEVPRAALTSDEIARSAEFFSFGTNDLTQMTLGISRDDAEEKFLRLYVDMGLYPVNPFAELDFAGVGKLVKMSIELGRQTRPTLKVGICGEHGGNPATVEFCHRVGMDYVSCSPYRVPTARLAAAQAVLRDMGYK; encoded by the coding sequence ATGGCTCGCTGGGCGTATCTATTCGAGGATGCGGAAGGCACGAACAAGGACAAGTTCGGCGGCAAGGGCGCGAACCTTGCGTCGATGGTGGCGCTTGGGCTGCCTATCCCGCCGGGATTCATTATCACCACCGACTGCTGCAGGGAATATTACCGAGGCGGCGAAGTGTGCCCGGAAGGGTTGATTGATGAAGTAAAGGAACGCGTCAACGAACTTGAGCAAAAGACCGGACGCGTATTCGGCGGCTCGAAGAATCCGCTTCTGGTAAGCGTGCGCAGCGGAGCGAAGTTCAGCATGCCGGGGATGATGGATACGATTCTGAATCTCGGACTGAATTCGAAGACCGTCGAGGCGCTGGCCGCGGAAACCGGCAACAAACGGTTCGTCCTGGACTCGCAGCGTAGGTTCATTCAGATTTTCTCCGACGTCGTGCTGGGAATCCACGTCCGGATTTTCGACGACCTGATCGAGGCGATGAAGGAGAAGCACAAGCTCCATTTCGACCACGAGCTGACGGCGGAGCATCTTTCGAAGCTGATAGAGCAGTATCGTGATGCTCTTGCAAATCACGGCGCGGCGATTCCGGAAGACCCGTTCGAGCAGCTCGAAATGGCGATAATCGCGGTCTTCCGAAGCTGGAACAGCCCGCGCGCGATCGCGTACCGCAAGCTGAACCGCATCCCGCACGATCTCGGCACCGCGGTCAACGTGCAGGCGATGGTGTTCGGAAACATGGGAGACGACTGCGGAACCGGAGTCGCGTTCAGCCGCAACAAGAACACCGGCGACAAGGGGCTTTTCGGCGATTTCCTGGTGAATGCGCAGGGCGAGGACGTGGTCGCGGGCATCCGCACGCCGATAAACATCAGCAAGCTGCGCGAGGTTTTTCCGAAGCAGGCGAAGCAGCTTGAGGAGATAGCGAAGAAGCTTGAGAAGCACTACCGCGACATGCAGGATCTGGAATTCACGATCGAGCGCGGGAAGCTTTACATACTGCAGACGCGTAGCGGCAAGCGCAGCCCGCTTGCGGCGGTCAAAATCGCGGTGGACATGGTGCGCGAAGGACTCATCACCAGGCGCGAGGCGCTGATGCGCGTCGATGCGGAAGTCATGCGCACAATGCTGCTGCCGCAGATCGACTACTCGAAAAATCCGCGGCCTGTGGCATCGGGCGTGGATGCAAGTCCCGGCGCGGCGAAAGGCAAAATCGCGTTCACCGCGGACGAGGCCGTCGAACGGGCGGGGAAAGGCGAAAAGATAATCCTCGTGCGGGCGGAAACGACGCCGGAGGATATCCACGGAATGGCGGCGGCGCAGGGAATCCTTACGTCGCGCGGAGGCAAAACAAGCCATGCAGCGGTCGTAGCCGGGGGGATGGGCAAGCCGTGCGTCGCGGGCTGCGGGGATATCAAAATCGATGAACAAGCGCGCAAGGTTTACGTCGCAAACCACACGCTTACGGATAAAGATACTCTGACGATTGACGGGACGACGGGAAAGGTTTTTGCCGGCGAAGTAGCGGTGATTCCCGCGGGCATCGGGAGCGAATTCAAAGAATTTCTGTCCTGGGCGGACGCGGAGCGCAAGATAAAAATCCGTACGAACGCGGACACGCCCAAAGACGCGACGCAGGCGATCGAGTTCGGCGCGGAAGGCATAGGACTATGCCGCACCGAGCATATGTTCTTTGACGAGGAGCGCATCCCGTTTGTCCAGTCGATGATCCTTTCGGACACGCCGGAAGAGCGCGAAAAGTGGTTGGCGAAACTGCTCGAATACCAGCGCGATGATTTCATGGGCATATTCAAGGCGATGAAGGGCTATCCTGTGACGATCCGGCTTTTGGATCCGCCGCTTCACGAGTTCCTGCCGAGCGAGGAAGCCGCGCTCGAAAAAGTAATAAAGAATTTCACCGCGGGCATTATGGATAAATCCGAGCGCGCGGCAAAAGAATCGCACCTTCGCGCGCGGGTGAAGTCCATGCACGAGGCGAATCCGATGCTGGGATTCCGCGGTTGCCGGCTGGGAATAATCTATCCGGAAATCAACCGGATGCAGGTGCGGGCCATAATCGAAGCCGCGATCGAAGTGGAAAAGAAAGGACAATCAACACGCGTAGAGATAATGATCCCGCTAATCGGGAGCATAAGCGAACTTGAACGCGTCGAGAAAGACCTGCGGGCGGTTGCCGAGGCCGTCATGAAGGAAAAGGGAAGGCGCATTGATTACCTGTTCGGCACGATGATCGAAGTGCCGCGCGCGGCTCTGACCTCGGACGAAATCGCAAGGTCCGCGGAGTTTTTCAGCTTTGGAACCAACGACTTGACGCAGATGACGCTGGGTATCAGCCGCGACGATGCCGAGGAGAAGTTTTTAAGGCTGTACGTGGATATGGGGCTTTACCCCGTCAATCCGTTCGCGGAGCTTGATTTCGCCGGGGTCGGCAAGCTGGTGAAGATGTCGATCGAGCTGGGCAGGCAGACGCGCCCCACGCTTAAGGTCGGCATCTGCGGCGAGCATGGCGGCAATCCCGCTACGGTAGAATTTTGCCATCGCGTCGGGATGGATTACGTTTCATGCAGCCCATATAGAGTGCCGACGGCAAGATTGGCGGCTGCCCAAGCCGTCCTGCGGGATATGGGGTATAAATAG
- a CDS encoding FeoA domain-containing protein — protein sequence MEGTTDLTGGELPINIFAPLAAVSEGVSVVIKDVKGPPGIALRLAAFGLMPGKKVKMLRNSPGNGPLLLEIDNTRLGLAKSICMNVLTSALDGRSTFEPNEAAEMRGEMAV from the coding sequence TTGGAAGGGACAACCGATTTAACCGGTGGGGAGCTGCCGATCAATATTTTCGCCCCCCTCGCGGCGGTTTCCGAGGGCGTATCGGTCGTAATCAAGGACGTCAAAGGGCCGCCGGGCATCGCGTTAAGACTTGCCGCATTCGGTCTGATGCCGGGAAAAAAGGTGAAAATGCTCAGAAACTCCCCGGGTAACGGCCCGCTGTTGCTGGAAATAGACAATACGAGATTAGGCCTGGCCAAATCCATCTGCATGAATGTCTTGACCAGCGCGTTGGATGGCCGGAGTACTTTTGAGCCCAACGAAGCGGCGGAAATGCGGGGGGAGATGGCTGTCTAG
- the secD gene encoding protein translocase subunit SecD, with the protein MQDRIKNWVIIGVVLLLALAQPIYRNYKQLPILNLGLDLQGGADVLLQAQPTEGAVTDEQMVGAMEVIRNRVDPQGIKEINLNRVGDDRISLQVPGEDDPDKLNKLIGQTALLEFVLTGVESFENGTDLSEDIASGKYNVVLTGDDLKQADMAWNSGKPIIAFEFKKEAADTFGRISSENVGKHMAILLDKKVISNPVFRSAIWGGSGIIEGNFTVDDADLLARQLDAGRLPVPVVILQNRIVGPTLGRESLEASKIAGAFGFLVILIFMAILYRLPGLISDVTLLLYVVLVLGYLSLFDATLTLPGIAGFLLSIGMAIDANILIFERLKEELAWGKTLSAAVEAAFARAWVAIFDANLTTILAAVVLYIYGSGPIKGFAVTLTLGILISFFSAVFVTRFFLTQISVSVRNPKLYA; encoded by the coding sequence ATGCAAGATCGAATTAAAAACTGGGTGATTATCGGCGTTGTGCTTCTGCTTGCGCTCGCACAGCCTATTTACCGCAACTACAAACAGCTTCCGATACTCAACCTTGGACTTGATTTGCAGGGCGGAGCCGACGTGCTTTTGCAGGCCCAGCCGACCGAAGGCGCCGTTACCGATGAGCAGATGGTGGGGGCGATGGAAGTCATCAGAAACCGCGTCGATCCGCAGGGGATCAAAGAGATCAATCTCAACCGCGTAGGCGACGACCGGATCAGCCTTCAAGTACCGGGCGAGGACGATCCCGACAAGCTCAACAAGCTTATCGGCCAGACGGCTCTGCTCGAATTTGTATTGACCGGAGTCGAATCTTTTGAAAACGGCACCGACCTTTCTGAGGACATAGCAAGCGGCAAGTACAACGTCGTGCTGACCGGGGACGATTTGAAGCAGGCCGATATGGCGTGGAATTCGGGCAAGCCGATTATCGCGTTCGAATTCAAAAAGGAAGCCGCGGATACTTTCGGCCGCATTTCCTCGGAGAACGTCGGCAAGCATATGGCGATCCTTCTGGACAAAAAGGTCATTTCGAATCCCGTTTTTCGCTCGGCGATCTGGGGCGGCAGCGGAATAATCGAAGGCAATTTCACGGTGGACGACGCCGACCTGCTTGCGCGCCAGCTTGACGCCGGCCGCCTTCCCGTTCCCGTCGTTATCCTTCAGAACAGGATCGTTGGGCCGACGCTAGGCCGGGAATCGCTTGAAGCAAGCAAAATCGCCGGTGCGTTCGGTTTCCTTGTGATACTCATTTTTATGGCCATTCTGTACAGGCTGCCCGGGCTAATCAGCGACGTCACGCTGCTGCTTTATGTCGTTCTCGTACTCGGTTACCTTTCGCTGTTCGACGCGACGCTTACGCTGCCCGGCATCGCGGGATTCCTGCTGTCCATCGGTATGGCCATCGACGCGAACATCCTAATTTTCGAGCGGCTGAAAGAAGAGCTTGCGTGGGGCAAAACGCTTTCGGCCGCGGTCGAGGCGGCCTTCGCGCGAGCTTGGGTGGCCATATTCGACGCAAACCTGACCACAATCCTGGCTGCAGTCGTCCTTTACATTTACGGCAGCGGCCCAATCAAGGGATTTGCTGTGACGCTTACTCTGGGAATCCTCATTTCGTTCTTCAGCGCGGTGTTCGTCACCCGGTTTTTCCTTACACAAATTTCTGTCAGCGTTCGCAACCCGAAGCTGTATGCGTGA
- the feoB gene encoding ferrous iron transport protein B has translation MTIAIAGAPNTGKSTVFNELTGSHQSIGNFPGVTVEARAGRLKVCGKSAIAIDLPGTYSLTAFSQEELVARKFLLDTAPDLVVDILDAGNLDRNLFLTVQLMELGVPLVICLNMMDRAEADGIRIDCDLMSRLLGVPVVPTSARNGKGLRELQSVISEHAGKIEQRAIKIDYGRHANAEIETIAETLAGDPAFSGPRARWAAVKLLEGDREVELAVKHHANSKAVLSALEESRKRLRVALGEGYEVTLAQRRYGFISGIVRQVLKKVRRDVKSLSDRLDNFLTHPIAGIPIFLAVMWALFTGVFVAAEPFVGWIETAFGWLSGALAGRFGGGLLESLAVDGVIGGVGAVLVFVPNIFFLFAGIALLEDSGYLARAAFIMERIMSRIGLPGKAFVPIIMGFGCNVPAIMATRVLEDRRDRLISILVIPLVTCSARLPVYLLLIGAFFPAKIAGGILWSIYIASAIFTLGLAKLIRTLLFKGATSPMILELPPYLAPTLRGVVTHAWMNTRHYIKKAFTFILVGAVLVWYAMNFPVTVTKSETEAGAAAIAAMYDARIASAAETEVASLEAARDAEIAALETNNAHVNLNNSIAGKIGHWLEPALSPLGFDWRIGIALIGGVLAKEIVVSTMGVIFNVADNGKGGEGLRSALREATLPSGAKAYTPLSMLSLVLFVLLYIPCVATLAVQRKELSSGKWFLFAATYTTVLAYGVSLAFYQGGKLLGFN, from the coding sequence TTGACGATCGCTATTGCGGGCGCCCCGAACACCGGCAAATCCACCGTATTCAACGAACTTACAGGCTCGCACCAGAGCATTGGCAATTTTCCGGGGGTGACGGTCGAGGCGCGCGCCGGAAGGCTGAAAGTTTGCGGAAAATCCGCGATTGCCATAGACCTGCCGGGAACCTACAGCCTGACCGCATTCAGCCAGGAAGAGCTGGTTGCACGCAAATTCCTGCTCGACACGGCTCCCGATCTTGTTGTTGACATTCTCGATGCGGGCAATTTGGATCGCAATCTGTTTTTGACCGTCCAGTTGATGGAACTCGGCGTCCCGCTTGTAATTTGCCTGAATATGATGGATCGAGCCGAAGCGGACGGAATCAGGATAGATTGCGATCTGATGTCCAGACTTCTCGGCGTACCCGTGGTGCCTACGTCGGCCCGCAATGGAAAGGGACTGCGCGAGCTTCAATCCGTGATTTCGGAGCACGCGGGCAAAATCGAGCAGCGGGCCATCAAGATTGATTACGGGCGGCACGCGAACGCCGAAATCGAAACGATTGCGGAAACGCTGGCCGGCGATCCCGCGTTTTCGGGGCCGCGCGCGCGCTGGGCCGCCGTCAAGTTGCTGGAAGGCGACCGCGAAGTTGAGCTTGCTGTAAAGCATCATGCGAATTCAAAGGCCGTCCTTTCGGCGCTTGAGGAATCGCGGAAAAGGCTTCGAGTGGCGCTGGGTGAAGGATATGAAGTCACGCTCGCTCAACGCAGATACGGCTTTATAAGCGGCATTGTCCGCCAAGTATTGAAAAAGGTAAGGCGGGACGTCAAATCCCTTTCGGACAGGCTCGACAATTTCCTTACACATCCGATTGCGGGGATTCCGATTTTCCTTGCGGTTATGTGGGCGCTTTTCACCGGCGTGTTCGTCGCGGCCGAGCCGTTCGTCGGATGGATCGAAACGGCATTCGGCTGGCTTTCGGGCGCGCTTGCGGGACGATTCGGCGGAGGGCTTTTGGAATCGCTAGCCGTGGACGGAGTCATCGGAGGCGTCGGAGCCGTCCTCGTTTTTGTTCCAAATATCTTCTTCCTTTTCGCGGGTATCGCCCTGCTGGAAGACAGCGGCTACTTGGCGCGTGCGGCGTTCATAATGGAGCGCATAATGTCCCGCATCGGCCTGCCCGGAAAGGCGTTCGTGCCCATAATTATGGGCTTCGGATGCAACGTGCCCGCGATCATGGCGACGCGTGTGCTTGAAGACAGGCGGGACAGGCTGATTTCAATTCTTGTAATTCCCCTCGTTACCTGCAGCGCAAGGTTGCCCGTTTATCTGCTTTTGATCGGGGCGTTCTTTCCGGCGAAAATTGCGGGCGGTATACTGTGGTCGATTTATATCGCGAGCGCGATTTTCACGCTGGGTCTTGCGAAGTTGATTCGCACCCTTTTGTTTAAGGGCGCCACCAGCCCGATGATCCTGGAGCTGCCGCCTTATCTTGCACCCACCTTGCGCGGCGTCGTGACGCATGCGTGGATGAATACCAGGCATTACATCAAAAAGGCGTTCACATTCATTCTCGTGGGTGCCGTCTTGGTTTGGTACGCGATGAACTTCCCCGTCACCGTGACAAAAAGCGAGACGGAAGCAGGCGCGGCTGCGATCGCGGCCATGTACGATGCCCGCATCGCGTCGGCGGCGGAAACCGAAGTAGCATCGCTTGAAGCGGCCCGCGACGCGGAAATCGCCGCGCTCGAAACAAATAACGCGCACGTGAACCTGAACAACAGCATTGCCGGGAAGATCGGGCACTGGCTTGAACCAGCCCTTTCCCCGCTCGGTTTCGACTGGCGGATTGGAATCGCCTTGATCGGCGGAGTTCTCGCCAAGGAAATCGTCGTATCTACAATGGGCGTGATTTTCAACGTTGCGGATAATGGCAAGGGGGGGGAAGGGCTACGTTCGGCTCTTCGAGAAGCGACGCTGCCCTCCGGCGCCAAGGCGTACACTCCGCTTTCAATGCTGTCGCTCGTTCTTTTCGTGCTGCTGTACATTCCCTGCGTGGCCACGCTTGCAGTTCAACGGAAGGAACTGTCAAGCGGAAAGTGGTTTCTTTTCGCCGCGACATACACCACAGTTCTTGCTTACGGAGTCAGCCTCGCGTTTTATCAGGGCGGAAAGCTTCTTGGATTTAACTGA
- the csaB gene encoding polysaccharide pyruvyl transferase CsaB, which yields MPYNPHVRKVLLFGYFGEDNYGDDLLLWSAALGLAKHIETGKAELSVLSTKPYPKFPVPATFIPRLKLSEVNKAVRQSDIVCAPGGGLLQDSTSLKSLLYYLNIVRLAQLLGKPVLLLAQGIGPIKSQIGRLACSRILRRAYRISVRDEASKELLASLLGPKAKIEVTADFAFSLGSALRPDERGQIARGAKQEPVILVCPRETGNPEIQLTQLSTALIYAGNLFETGKPIYRFFAMHKGRDSELCRKLISRVGGEMITAETDNPLSAFAAFDGAAAVLSFRLHGCVVSALRAKPFVAISYDPKVESFANSFNKQCFQSDGFDPKAVGRAIADSANSISTEYGGSALENAITASKSDTRALVEMLD from the coding sequence ATGCCATATAATCCACACGTGCGCAAAGTGCTTTTGTTCGGCTACTTCGGCGAAGACAATTACGGAGACGACTTGTTGCTCTGGTCGGCCGCCCTCGGTTTGGCAAAGCATATCGAAACCGGAAAAGCCGAATTGTCCGTGCTTTCCACAAAGCCATATCCAAAGTTTCCGGTTCCGGCGACATTCATACCGCGGCTCAAGCTTTCCGAGGTCAATAAAGCCGTACGGCAGTCGGATATTGTATGCGCCCCCGGAGGAGGATTGTTGCAGGATTCCACCAGCCTGAAAAGCCTCTTATACTATTTGAACATCGTCAGGCTGGCGCAATTGCTGGGAAAGCCCGTGCTTTTGCTGGCGCAGGGGATAGGCCCGATTAAAAGCCAAATCGGGAGGCTCGCGTGTTCGCGCATTTTGCGGCGCGCTTATCGGATATCGGTAAGGGATGAAGCCAGCAAAGAATTGCTTGCATCCTTGTTGGGTCCGAAAGCCAAAATCGAGGTTACCGCGGATTTCGCCTTCTCGCTCGGCTCCGCGCTCCGCCCCGATGAAAGAGGTCAAATCGCACGCGGCGCCAAACAAGAACCGGTGATACTTGTCTGCCCGAGGGAAACAGGCAATCCGGAAATCCAACTGACGCAGCTATCCACGGCGTTGATTTACGCGGGAAACTTATTCGAAACCGGGAAGCCGATATACCGGTTTTTCGCCATGCACAAGGGACGTGATTCCGAGCTTTGCAGAAAGCTGATAAGCCGGGTCGGCGGGGAAATGATAACCGCTGAAACAGATAATCCGCTTTCCGCGTTCGCCGCATTTGACGGAGCCGCAGCGGTGCTTTCCTTCCGACTCCATGGATGCGTGGTTTCCGCTCTAAGAGCAAAGCCGTTTGTTGCGATCAGCTACGATCCCAAGGTGGAATCCTTCGCCAATTCATTCAACAAACAGTGCTTTCAAAGCGATGGCTTTGATCCTAAAGCGGTCGGCAGGGCGATCGCCGACTCCGCGAATTCGATTTCAACCGAATACGGCGGCTCCGCGCTTGAAAATGCAATCACTGCATCGAAATCGGATACGCGTGCGCTGGTTGAAATGCTCGACTAA